Proteins from one Bifidobacterium sp. ESL0732 genomic window:
- a CDS encoding LpqB family beta-propeller domain-containing protein translates to MFVKHVKRFFIMMLAIGFSVLGSSCSNPLGFPDQGAVQRLPAIEQRSKRVFTDPHGPKAGDQPEGILRGFFDAMPAGIQSDGFHVARDFLTRKAASTWNGEALSLVIQGEPTFIKKTSDMKFSDGGQEECDIKVQIHVKGEVDNRGQYSSVSNGSIQSLDFLLINEKGQWRIEHAPDVVVVSDSDFDQVFRQVTLYRADSFSHILIPDVRWFAWRDWRSLAVKELLVGKVDWLGDSLANLNERELKLEVNAVFEENDKTHIVLNDAFSQLTHENRAMLVHEMRMTLGDGDTNYDMVVTAASQQDYSREDADLSVQNTYASSPMYSLSAGNIVSLNSSAPLRVGRVEGSEDARGFVFGALGGAVLNSDSRVTCLKSNGASCGAMFDGNLIETIAGGIKNEIWALGVDGRSVLMQEGNGSVQRFTLPWLGDATISAIAVSPDGSRLAISVQSGPMAGVVMSGIARNQAQVPVHLSDNVAHISSRSRISMLTFYNDTTLIYVIGGSSQEDAQGFQQIGPGPEHAQRLPRAQIKSIASGQISNGLRLVALDTQGVVHSISGALDGSWVIADTQVTVISQR, encoded by the coding sequence ATGTTTGTAAAGCACGTCAAGAGATTCTTCATCATGATGCTGGCCATTGGATTTTCGGTTTTGGGTTCTTCCTGCTCGAATCCTTTGGGATTCCCCGACCAGGGGGCGGTACAGCGTCTCCCTGCCATCGAACAGCGTTCGAAAAGGGTATTCACCGATCCCCATGGTCCCAAAGCCGGCGACCAGCCCGAAGGCATTCTCAGAGGATTCTTCGACGCCATGCCCGCCGGAATCCAGAGTGACGGTTTCCATGTAGCACGTGATTTTCTGACACGCAAGGCGGCATCGACTTGGAACGGTGAGGCGTTGTCATTGGTTATCCAGGGAGAACCGACGTTCATCAAGAAAACCAGCGATATGAAATTCTCGGATGGAGGGCAGGAAGAATGCGATATCAAAGTTCAAATTCACGTCAAGGGAGAAGTTGACAACAGAGGTCAGTACAGTTCGGTGTCGAACGGTTCGATTCAGTCATTGGATTTCTTGCTTATCAACGAAAAGGGGCAATGGCGGATTGAACATGCCCCGGACGTCGTAGTGGTTTCCGATTCTGATTTCGATCAGGTGTTCCGACAGGTGACCTTGTATCGTGCGGATTCGTTCTCCCATATCCTTATCCCTGATGTTCGCTGGTTCGCTTGGAGGGATTGGCGGTCTCTTGCGGTCAAGGAGCTACTGGTCGGTAAGGTGGATTGGTTGGGTGACTCGCTCGCCAATCTCAATGAACGTGAGTTGAAACTTGAGGTCAATGCAGTCTTCGAAGAGAACGACAAGACACATATTGTGTTGAACGACGCTTTTTCCCAGCTTACCCATGAAAACAGGGCCATGCTGGTTCACGAAATGCGTATGACACTTGGAGATGGCGATACCAATTACGATATGGTCGTCACCGCCGCTTCCCAGCAGGATTATTCTCGTGAAGATGCCGATCTCTCAGTCCAGAATACATACGCATCTTCGCCCATGTATTCTTTGAGCGCAGGCAACATTGTCTCCCTGAATTCTTCGGCGCCTTTGCGTGTGGGGCGAGTGGAAGGGTCCGAGGACGCGCGCGGTTTTGTTTTCGGGGCTCTCGGGGGCGCGGTATTGAATTCTGATTCGCGTGTCACTTGCCTCAAATCAAATGGGGCTTCATGCGGTGCGATGTTCGATGGGAACCTGATAGAGACCATTGCCGGCGGAATAAAAAACGAAATCTGGGCCTTGGGGGTTGACGGCAGAAGTGTGTTGATGCAAGAAGGCAATGGTTCGGTTCAACGTTTCACTCTTCCGTGGCTTGGTGACGCAACGATTTCAGCAATAGCGGTTTCCCCTGATGGGTCTAGGCTTGCAATATCCGTTCAATCCGGCCCCATGGCGGGTGTGGTCATGAGTGGTATTGCCCGTAACCAGGCACAGGTCCCGGTGCATCTGAGTGACAATGTCGCCCATATTTCGTCGCGCAGCAGAATTTCGATGTTGACGTTCTACAACGACACGACGTTGATTTATGTGATCGGGGGTTCATCTCAGGAAGATGCACAGGGGTTTCAGCAGATAGGGCCTGGCCCTGAGCATGCCCAGCGTCTTCCGCGTGCGCAGATCAAGTCGATTGCCAGCGGACAGATTTCCAATGGGTTGCGTCTGGTGGCGCTTGATACGCAAGGTGTGGTCCATTCTATTTCCGGGGCTTTGGATGGTTCCTGGGTCATCGCCGATACCCAGGTCACCGTAATATCGCAGCGCTGA
- the mtrB gene encoding MtrAB system histidine kinase MtrB, which yields MKAVSSNATGHGFKHWWDVIRFKALHSLQTHTVILVVAVTLVVAAVFSMVSLYSVRSSLFEQVKSNSLNDFSNEVTHVRGALNAADISDEAQYQQLVNETASSIQNNSTTNLLGVYIFRQTVSGDEITPVSTEPTYGSLISSDIRESVLNDEGDNVFYKPVRITEVGGNREPGAVLGTRLQFGAMGDLELFSLYTYGNEEKSLTQIQRSLLGICLTLSVFLGVLVLLVLRRIILPITHVADAAETMAAGDLGVRVHVDRKDEIGTLQRSFNELAGSLSQKIDELEQAELAQKRFVSDVSHELRTPVTTMRMASDLLVARKGSFEPSTKRTVELLSGQIERFRKMLNDLLVISRYDAGGSALDLVESDIRETIRSVVEQVRPIADVNATELNVKLPSSLCLVKMDVRRVTRILRNLLLDSIDFSLGKPVDIRLALNDTAVVVSIRDHGTGMEKSQLVHIFERFWRGDPSRSRTTGGSGLGLSIALADTKAHHGDIHVRSCLGEGTWFLVILPLNPDQPALKEEELPLDFCGEPDSFATLGDFGITSTRQIEA from the coding sequence GTGAAAGCGGTATCGTCGAACGCGACCGGCCATGGTTTCAAGCATTGGTGGGATGTCATTCGTTTCAAGGCATTGCATTCCTTGCAAACGCATACCGTAATTCTTGTTGTAGCGGTCACGCTTGTTGTCGCCGCCGTTTTCTCGATGGTTTCGCTGTACTCGGTGCGTTCCTCGCTCTTCGAACAGGTAAAATCGAATTCGCTCAACGATTTTTCCAATGAGGTCACCCACGTCCGTGGGGCGCTCAATGCCGCGGATATATCCGATGAAGCACAATACCAGCAGCTAGTCAACGAGACTGCATCCTCGATTCAGAACAACAGCACGACGAATCTTCTCGGCGTCTATATTTTCAGACAGACGGTTTCCGGCGATGAAATCACGCCCGTTTCCACAGAGCCGACATACGGTTCCCTGATCAGTAGCGATATACGGGAATCGGTGCTCAATGATGAGGGCGATAACGTTTTCTATAAACCTGTTCGTATTACTGAGGTTGGGGGAAATCGTGAGCCAGGAGCCGTACTGGGCACTAGGCTGCAATTTGGAGCCATGGGCGACCTTGAACTGTTTTCCTTGTACACCTACGGCAATGAGGAAAAATCATTGACCCAGATTCAGAGGAGCCTGCTCGGAATCTGCCTGACATTAAGTGTCTTTCTCGGTGTTTTGGTCTTGCTGGTGCTGCGTCGTATCATCCTTCCGATTACTCATGTCGCCGATGCTGCAGAGACAATGGCAGCAGGTGACCTCGGCGTGCGTGTGCATGTCGACAGAAAAGACGAGATAGGCACGTTACAGCGTTCATTCAACGAATTGGCGGGGTCGTTGAGTCAGAAAATCGATGAATTGGAACAGGCGGAGCTTGCCCAGAAACGCTTCGTTTCGGATGTCAGTCACGAGCTGCGTACACCAGTCACCACCATGCGTATGGCTTCCGATCTGCTGGTGGCAAGGAAAGGGAGCTTCGAGCCTTCCACAAAACGCACCGTGGAATTGCTGTCCGGACAGATAGAGCGTTTCAGAAAGATGCTCAACGATTTGCTGGTCATCTCCCGATATGACGCCGGTGGATCCGCTCTCGATCTGGTCGAAAGCGATATTCGCGAAACCATCAGGTCGGTAGTGGAACAGGTCCGCCCGATCGCAGATGTCAATGCCACCGAGCTTAACGTGAAACTTCCAAGCAGCTTATGTCTGGTAAAAATGGATGTTCGACGCGTGACACGTATCTTAAGGAACCTCTTGCTTGATTCCATTGATTTTTCGCTTGGGAAGCCCGTGGATATACGTCTGGCCTTAAATGATACGGCTGTGGTCGTCAGTATCCGGGACCACGGAACCGGCATGGAAAAAAGTCAACTGGTCCATATCTTCGAGCGTTTTTGGAGAGGCGATCCCTCGCGTTCCCGTACTACTGGCGGGTCCGGCCTGGGTTTGTCGATCGCATTGGCGGATACGAAGGCGCATCATGGCGATATTCACGTCCGTTCCTGCCTCGGCGAGGGAACGTGGTTTTTGGTCATATTGCCTCTCAACCCCGACCAGCCTGCGTTGAAAGAAGAAGAGCTTCCTCTTGATTTCTGCGGCGAACCAGACAGTTTTGCCACCCTCGGCGATTTCGGTATAACATCCACTCGGCAAATAGAAGCGTAG
- the mtrA gene encoding MtrAB system response regulator MtrA: MKKIFIVDDDKALSEMLSIVLQDKGFDTVVCEDGLRAVDMFPLIKPDLILLDVMLPGMNGIEVARTLGSHSRVPIIMLTAKTDTLDVVNGLEAGADDYVTKPFNTDELLARINARLRGLDMQSLSHGRGSKGMDVSPSRLSCGSIVIDRAKHTATKNGIDLGLTPVEFDLCFVLAANEGKAVKREELLKMVWGYENSGDTRLVNVHIQRLRAKVESDVEQPHIIQTVRGIGYRFVSDNGPDTAQPQESGISNGLAS, from the coding sequence ATGAAAAAAATTTTTATTGTGGATGATGATAAAGCTCTGTCGGAAATGCTGTCAATCGTTTTACAGGATAAAGGCTTCGATACCGTGGTTTGCGAGGATGGTCTGCGTGCCGTCGACATGTTTCCGCTCATCAAACCTGACCTTATTCTGTTGGATGTCATGCTGCCGGGGATGAATGGCATCGAAGTCGCGAGAACGCTGGGGTCTCATTCCCGAGTGCCCATTATTATGCTGACAGCAAAAACAGACACACTGGATGTCGTAAATGGTCTTGAAGCAGGAGCCGACGATTATGTCACCAAGCCTTTCAATACCGATGAATTGCTGGCACGTATCAATGCCAGGCTCCGGGGCCTAGATATGCAGAGTCTTTCGCATGGCAGGGGCTCAAAAGGCATGGATGTTTCACCGTCACGATTGAGCTGCGGTTCCATTGTGATTGACAGAGCCAAACATACCGCCACGAAAAACGGTATCGATTTGGGGCTTACGCCAGTGGAATTCGATCTTTGCTTTGTTTTGGCTGCCAATGAGGGCAAAGCCGTCAAACGCGAGGAGTTGCTGAAGATGGTCTGGGGCTATGAGAATTCCGGAGATACCAGATTGGTCAACGTGCATATCCAACGTCTGAGGGCCAAGGTCGAATCTGATGTCGAACAGCCGCATATCATTCAGACAGTTCGCGGCATCGGCTACCGTTTCGTTTCCGACAATGGGCCGGACACCGCGCAGCCCCAGGAAAGCGGTATCAGCAATGGATTGGCATCGTGA
- a CDS encoding replication-associated recombination protein A, translating to MTEDLFSAADVPEDVTRPLAVRMRPTTLDEVVGQQQVLGEGSPLRRLASPASKGSLTAPSSIILFGPPGVGKTTLAYIVAQQSGRDFEELSAVTSGVKDVRAVLERAHERLVTQGRETVLFIDEVHRFSKSQQDALLPSVENRDVTFIGATTENPSFSINKPLLSRSVVVKLESLEPDDLKTLISRALESEHGLKGEVKASDEAVGEIIRMAGGDGRKTLTILEAAAGAVTGDKGRKKGARKPIITPDIVSKVMDSATVRYDKDGDDHYDVASAFIKSMRGSDPDAALHYLARMLRAGEDPRFIARRIMIASAEEVGMAAPQILELTVAAAQAVAMVGMPEARIILSEAVIAVATAPKSNASYNAINQALADVDAGMIGQVPLWLRNAPTKLMKDWGNKDGYIYAHDAPGAVATQQYMPDELLGHEYYHPNHRGYEREVGPRLEKIRAILHGGDPQDNGKGQPDQKRENEGNSAVDDTGEQPLQ from the coding sequence ATGACTGAAGATTTGTTCAGCGCCGCTGATGTGCCTGAAGACGTGACCCGTCCGCTGGCCGTGCGGATGCGGCCGACGACGCTTGATGAGGTTGTGGGCCAGCAGCAGGTGTTGGGCGAGGGGTCGCCGTTGCGTCGGCTTGCCAGCCCGGCGTCAAAAGGGTCGCTGACCGCTCCGAGCTCAATCATCCTGTTCGGGCCTCCCGGAGTCGGTAAGACCACGTTGGCCTATATCGTGGCTCAGCAATCCGGACGTGATTTCGAGGAGCTTTCCGCTGTTACTTCGGGCGTCAAGGATGTGCGTGCTGTGCTGGAGCGTGCCCACGAACGCTTGGTGACGCAGGGGCGCGAGACGGTGCTGTTCATTGATGAGGTGCACCGGTTTTCCAAATCCCAACAGGATGCACTGCTTCCCAGCGTCGAGAACCGCGACGTCACCTTTATCGGGGCGACCACGGAAAACCCCAGTTTTTCCATCAACAAACCGTTGCTGAGCCGATCAGTCGTCGTCAAGCTCGAATCGCTGGAACCTGACGATCTGAAAACGTTGATCAGCCGCGCATTGGAAAGCGAACACGGGCTCAAAGGAGAAGTCAAAGCCAGTGACGAGGCCGTGGGCGAGATCATCCGTATGGCCGGGGGAGACGGTCGCAAGACACTGACCATTCTCGAAGCTGCAGCGGGTGCGGTCACGGGAGACAAGGGACGCAAGAAAGGCGCTCGCAAGCCAATTATTACCCCCGATATTGTCTCTAAAGTCATGGATTCCGCCACTGTTCGCTACGACAAGGATGGCGATGACCACTATGATGTCGCTTCCGCATTCATCAAATCGATGCGGGGCAGCGACCCGGACGCGGCACTGCATTATCTTGCAAGGATGCTGCGTGCGGGGGAGGACCCACGCTTCATTGCCCGTCGCATCATGATTGCCTCCGCCGAAGAGGTCGGCATGGCGGCCCCGCAGATTCTGGAGCTCACCGTCGCCGCGGCGCAGGCTGTCGCCATGGTCGGCATGCCTGAAGCGCGAATCATCCTCTCCGAGGCTGTCATCGCCGTGGCCACCGCCCCCAAGTCCAACGCCAGCTACAATGCCATCAATCAGGCGCTCGCCGACGTCGACGCGGGCATGATCGGCCAGGTGCCGCTCTGGCTGCGCAACGCTCCGACCAAGCTCATGAAGGATTGGGGCAACAAAGACGGCTATATTTACGCCCACGATGCTCCCGGAGCTGTTGCCACACAACAGTACATGCCTGACGAATTGTTGGGTCACGAATACTATCATCCCAATCATCGCGGTTACGAGCGTGAGGTCGGACCGAGACTGGAGAAGATACGGGCGATTCTTCATGGTGGAGATCCGCAAGACAATGGGAAAGGGCAGCCGGATCAAAAGCGAGAAAATGAAGGTAACAGCGCTGTGGACGATACAGGAGAACAACCGCTACAATAG
- a CDS encoding DEAD/DEAH box helicase: protein MTQSLGELAPSWDGSGEERRNIDADEIYDRFFEWVKDVKGIDPWPHQEEAVMDLLAGDHVILSTPTGSGKSLVALGMHFAALCTGRRSYYTAPIKALVSEKFFDLVEAFGRDNVGMITGDTSINSDAPIICCTAEILANQALREGVNADIGCVAMDEFHYYGDADRGWAWQVPLLTLPKTQFLLMSATLGNVTAIADKLEDMTRRDVDVIDDAPRPVPLSYEYTDKQLAGTVELLFNRSDTPIYVVHFSQDAALETAQALASTGVSSKEQRKAITEAIKGTRFTTAFGKILQRLLRTGVGIHHAGMLPRYRRLVEQLAQQGLLPVICGTDTLGVGINVPIHSVVLTQLTKFDGFKMRRLRAREFHQIAGRAGRMGFDTEGLVVAEAPEFEIENARAIAKANGDPKKLKKIKRKKPQEGFVTWNEGTFDKLIEAAPETLVPHMKISHSMVLNEVAQGGDARARIDKLIDDSSQTDEQKVHLHERADEIFQTMFDSSFIETEDNGRGGKDYFLAVDVPDNFALDQPLSPFLLAALELLDPQSDTYALDVISMVEATLEDPKQVLKAQQRQARDKAMAEMKADGLDYDERIDKLQEVTWPKPLEEMLDAAFDEYRHDVPWANDYELSPKSVVRDMVETASDFTGYIARYNIARSEGTLLRYLSDAYRSLARTVPKEKRNDELEDIISWLRVVVRSVDSSLVDEWENAGSDSAADAESAALTAAAPGEKAAVVEDRRGLIVLIRNAMFRRIQLMDQDRPEELGALDKDWGYGVHEWENALDDYYDEHEYVGIDQKARSGDLFILDDRNEAKEHTWKVRQIIDDSDGDHDWAITGTVDLDATQESGEVVFVDYRVSDDGLD, encoded by the coding sequence ATGACACAGAGTTTAGGGGAATTGGCACCTAGTTGGGATGGCAGCGGGGAAGAGCGACGCAATATCGACGCTGACGAAATTTATGACAGGTTCTTTGAGTGGGTGAAAGATGTCAAAGGCATCGATCCGTGGCCGCACCAGGAAGAGGCGGTCATGGACCTTTTGGCCGGAGATCATGTCATTCTAAGCACACCTACCGGTTCCGGCAAGTCGTTGGTGGCTCTGGGCATGCATTTTGCGGCATTGTGCACGGGACGGCGTTCCTACTACACCGCACCCATCAAAGCGTTGGTCTCCGAGAAGTTCTTCGATCTGGTCGAGGCATTCGGACGCGACAATGTTGGCATGATTACGGGCGATACCAGCATCAATTCGGATGCGCCGATCATCTGTTGTACCGCCGAAATCCTTGCCAACCAGGCATTGCGCGAGGGTGTGAACGCCGACATCGGTTGCGTAGCCATGGACGAATTCCATTACTATGGAGATGCCGACCGCGGCTGGGCCTGGCAAGTGCCGCTGCTGACGTTGCCTAAGACCCAGTTCCTCCTGATGAGCGCGACGCTCGGCAATGTCACTGCCATCGCCGACAAACTTGAGGACATGACCCGCAGGGATGTGGACGTCATTGACGACGCACCGAGGCCGGTACCTTTAAGTTACGAATACACCGACAAACAGCTTGCCGGTACCGTCGAATTGCTTTTCAACCGCAGCGATACCCCCATTTATGTCGTTCATTTTTCGCAGGATGCGGCGCTCGAAACCGCGCAGGCGCTCGCCAGCACAGGTGTGTCAAGCAAAGAACAGCGCAAAGCCATCACCGAAGCCATCAAAGGTACACGCTTCACCACGGCGTTCGGCAAGATTCTGCAACGGCTGTTGCGCACCGGCGTTGGCATCCACCACGCGGGCATGCTGCCGCGCTATCGTCGTTTGGTTGAGCAACTCGCCCAGCAAGGTCTGCTGCCGGTCATCTGCGGCACCGATACGCTCGGCGTCGGCATCAACGTGCCCATTCATTCCGTCGTCTTGACCCAGCTCACCAAATTCGACGGGTTCAAGATGCGCAGGTTGCGTGCCCGTGAGTTCCATCAGATTGCCGGGCGTGCCGGACGTATGGGTTTTGACACCGAAGGGCTAGTGGTGGCCGAAGCTCCCGAGTTCGAGATTGAGAATGCACGGGCCATCGCCAAGGCCAACGGTGACCCGAAGAAGCTCAAGAAGATTAAGCGTAAGAAGCCGCAGGAAGGCTTCGTCACTTGGAATGAGGGCACTTTTGACAAGCTCATCGAAGCTGCGCCCGAAACGCTCGTGCCGCATATGAAGATCAGTCATTCCATGGTTCTCAACGAGGTGGCGCAGGGTGGCGACGCACGGGCCCGGATCGACAAGCTCATCGACGATTCCTCTCAGACTGACGAGCAGAAGGTGCATCTGCATGAGCGTGCCGACGAGATCTTCCAGACCATGTTCGACTCGTCCTTCATTGAGACGGAAGACAATGGCCGTGGCGGCAAGGATTATTTCCTGGCCGTTGATGTGCCAGACAATTTCGCACTCGACCAGCCGCTTTCGCCGTTCCTTTTGGCGGCGTTGGAACTGCTTGACCCACAATCCGACACCTATGCGCTCGACGTCATTTCGATGGTTGAGGCGACGCTCGAAGATCCCAAGCAGGTGCTCAAGGCGCAGCAGCGGCAGGCCAGAGACAAGGCGATGGCCGAGATGAAGGCCGATGGGCTCGACTATGACGAGCGCATCGACAAGTTGCAGGAGGTCACTTGGCCAAAGCCGCTTGAGGAAATGCTCGATGCCGCTTTTGATGAATATCGTCACGACGTGCCATGGGCCAATGATTACGAGTTGAGCCCTAAATCCGTGGTGCGCGACATGGTGGAGACGGCCAGCGATTTCACCGGCTATATCGCCCGTTACAACATCGCACGGAGTGAAGGAACACTGCTGCGCTACCTTTCCGACGCCTATCGTTCGCTGGCACGTACCGTTCCGAAAGAGAAACGCAACGACGAGCTGGAAGATATCATCTCATGGCTGCGCGTGGTCGTACGCTCCGTCGATTCCAGCCTTGTCGACGAATGGGAGAATGCGGGAAGCGATTCGGCCGCTGATGCCGAAAGCGCAGCGCTGACTGCGGCAGCACCGGGTGAGAAAGCCGCCGTGGTGGAGGATAGGCGAGGGCTTATTGTGCTTATCCGCAACGCGATGTTCCGTCGTATCCAGCTCATGGATCAGGATAGGCCCGAGGAGCTAGGCGCGCTCGACAAAGACTGGGGTTATGGTGTGCACGAGTGGGAGAACGCACTGGATGACTATTATGACGAGCATGAATACGTTGGCATCGACCAGAAGGCGCGCAGCGGCGATCTTTTCATTCTGGATGATCGTAACGAGGCCAAGGAGCACACGTGGAAGGTGCGGCAGATCATCGACGATTCCGACGGCGACCACGACTGGGCCATCACCGGTACGGTCGACCTCGATGCCACGCAGGAAAGTGGCGAGGTGGTCTTTGTGGATTATCGTGTCAGTGACGACGGGCTCGACTGA
- a CDS encoding amino acid ABC transporter permease, giving the protein MSKNNNESSVLFDEPGPKGKRNIRIANWIGGIIVAILVVLILMRLHNPPDGENQLDWELWKPALDGEAWTDFYLPGLWMTIKAAVLAVIGSVVFGLVFGIGRLLPSKIVKAVSGVIVEFCRAVPVLMFMIFFWRLFSFMGIQSASYWAVVLGLILYNGSVVAELVRSGVGNLPGGQREASLALGLTATQSLMQIEVPQAIYAMLPAAVTQLVVVLKDTALGSIIMYTDLLQESRRLGSMYFNILQTLVVAGVVYFIVCALLSKLAEWLPSRMQARTAAPTEPEPVAPIAIMDASNVNQIAVAKELGEDRYGGAPNKYHVHHAGSNATARGWRRQRYEQGYDATQPDSEKDPEHLELPEIPLPVVHPHRNTRPRDEDQDKRS; this is encoded by the coding sequence ATGAGCAAGAACAACAACGAATCATCCGTGCTCTTCGATGAGCCGGGGCCGAAAGGCAAACGCAATATTCGCATCGCCAACTGGATCGGCGGCATTATCGTCGCTATCCTTGTCGTCCTCATTCTCATGCGCCTGCACAACCCGCCGGACGGCGAAAACCAGCTGGACTGGGAGCTTTGGAAGCCGGCGCTTGACGGCGAAGCTTGGACGGATTTCTACCTGCCTGGGCTGTGGATGACCATCAAGGCGGCAGTGCTTGCGGTGATCGGTTCAGTGGTCTTCGGGTTGGTCTTCGGTATCGGCAGGTTGTTGCCCAGCAAGATCGTGAAGGCCGTTTCCGGTGTCATCGTGGAGTTTTGCCGCGCGGTGCCGGTGCTGATGTTCATGATCTTCTTCTGGAGGTTGTTCTCCTTCATGGGCATCCAAAGCGCCTCTTATTGGGCCGTCGTGCTTGGTCTGATTCTCTATAACGGCTCCGTTGTCGCAGAACTGGTGCGAAGCGGCGTGGGCAACCTTCCTGGCGGACAACGCGAGGCTTCGTTGGCCTTAGGGCTCACCGCCACGCAGTCGCTGATGCAGATCGAGGTGCCACAGGCCATCTATGCCATGCTTCCAGCCGCAGTCACCCAGCTGGTCGTGGTGTTGAAGGATACTGCGCTCGGCTCGATCATCATGTACACGGACCTTCTGCAAGAGTCCCGTCGTCTCGGCTCGATGTACTTCAACATCCTGCAGACATTGGTGGTCGCCGGCGTGGTCTACTTCATCGTCTGCGCGTTGCTTTCCAAGCTAGCTGAATGGCTTCCGAGCCGTATGCAGGCGCGTACCGCAGCCCCGACCGAGCCTGAGCCAGTCGCGCCGATCGCCATCATGGACGCCTCGAACGTCAACCAGATCGCCGTGGCCAAGGAACTTGGAGAGGACCGCTATGGCGGCGCTCCCAACAAATACCATGTGCATCACGCCGGTTCCAACGCCACCGCTCGTGGCTGGCGTCGTCAACGTTACGAGCAGGGTTACGATGCCACCCAGCCTGACAGCGAAAAGGATCCCGAACATCTCGAGCTCCCTGAGATTCCGCTTCCGGTCGTGCACCCGCATCGCAACACACGTCCGCGCGATGAGGATCAAGACAAGCGGTCTTGA
- a CDS encoding ABC transporter permease subunit (The N-terminal region of this protein, as described by TIGR01726, is a three transmembrane segment that identifies a subfamily of ABC transporter permease subunits, which specificities that include histidine, arginine, glutamine, glutamate, L-cystine (sic), the opines (in Agrobacterium) octopine and nopaline, etc.), translated as MNEFLQLFSQYNVPGAFLVNIELTLWSALFSLILGIVLLMMRISPISSLRTVASGYVEFFKNMPLTIIMVFMVLGAFAQLKLTFSDTFAVNFFWLAVTGLSLYTAAFVCESLRSGINTVPLGQAEAARALGLNFMQSATQIILPQAFRGSVAPLGNTLIALLKNSTVAAAASVATETSSLMSEMIEFHANSIVAIFLIFAFGYVILIIPIGALTTVLSNKLAVRR; from the coding sequence ATGAATGAATTTCTTCAATTGTTCAGTCAGTACAACGTGCCGGGCGCATTTCTCGTCAATATCGAATTGACACTCTGGTCGGCGCTCTTCTCGTTGATTCTCGGCATTGTCCTGCTGATGATGCGTATCTCACCGATCTCCTCATTGAGAACGGTTGCCAGCGGCTACGTCGAGTTCTTCAAGAACATGCCGTTGACCATCATCATGGTCTTCATGGTGCTCGGAGCCTTCGCTCAGCTCAAGCTGACGTTCTCCGACACCTTCGCCGTCAACTTCTTCTGGCTGGCGGTCACAGGCCTTTCGCTCTACACCGCGGCCTTTGTCTGTGAATCCCTGCGTTCTGGCATCAACACCGTGCCGTTGGGGCAGGCCGAGGCGGCTCGTGCGCTAGGGCTCAACTTCATGCAGTCCGCCACGCAGATCATCCTGCCGCAGGCCTTTCGTGGTTCCGTGGCGCCTCTGGGCAACACGCTGATCGCGTTGCTCAAAAACTCAACGGTTGCCGCGGCCGCATCCGTGGCCACCGAAACGTCAAGCCTGATGAGTGAGATGATCGAGTTCCACGCCAACTCCATCGTCGCCATCTTCCTGATTTTCGCGTTCGGCTACGTCATCCTAATCATTCCTATCGGGGCGCTGACTACAGTGCTCTCGAACAAGCTCGCGGTACGGAGGTGA